In Cyanobium sp. WAJ14-Wanaka, the following are encoded in one genomic region:
- a CDS encoding HAD family hydrolase, which translates to MAEILLRGTNLGPVSGVLFDKDGTLSLSEAKLITLAKARVFLCLQRVDPGQQPELQNLLERAYGLSACGTLLHPAGTTAVAHRDHNLISTATALAQVGLGWPEALATSEAVFAEADANAEADGQRRPHGRPTSDTTAGLLPLLGQLQAAGVLCAVISNDDVAGIEHFLASHQLRPFFAGIWSAEHRPRKPDPGAIHGLCAELGLAVEQCLLIGDANSDLQMAVAAGIPQHRSLGYTAAWSTPPPLAESHPLIHHWNELTVLAAPGK; encoded by the coding sequence ATGGCCGAGATTCTGCTCCGAGGCACCAATCTCGGCCCCGTTAGTGGGGTCCTATTCGATAAGGATGGCACCCTCAGCCTCAGCGAAGCGAAGCTGATCACCCTGGCCAAGGCCAGGGTTTTTCTTTGTCTTCAGAGGGTCGATCCAGGCCAGCAACCCGAGCTGCAAAACCTCTTAGAGCGGGCCTATGGGCTCAGTGCCTGCGGCACCTTGCTCCACCCAGCTGGCACTACAGCCGTGGCCCATAGGGATCACAATCTGATTTCAACTGCCACCGCCCTGGCCCAGGTGGGGCTGGGCTGGCCCGAAGCCCTGGCCACCAGCGAGGCCGTATTTGCCGAAGCCGATGCCAATGCCGAAGCCGATGGCCAACGCCGTCCGCACGGCAGGCCCACCAGCGACACCACCGCCGGGCTGCTGCCCCTACTGGGCCAATTGCAGGCAGCCGGAGTGCTCTGCGCCGTAATCAGCAACGACGACGTTGCCGGAATCGAGCACTTCCTCGCAAGCCACCAGCTGAGGCCTTTTTTTGCTGGCATCTGGAGCGCCGAACACCGGCCCCGCAAACCGGATCCAGGGGCCATCCATGGCCTCTGCGCCGAATTGGGCCTGGCCGTGGAGCAGTGCCTGCTCATCGGGGACGCCAACAGCGACCTGCAAATGGCTGTGGCAGCAGGCATTCCCCAGCACAGATCCCTCGGTTACACCGCCGCCTGGAGTACGCCGCCGCCCTTGGCTGAATCCCACCCCCTGATTCACCACTGGAATGAATTGACGGTGCTGGCTGCGCCGGGCAAATAG
- a CDS encoding mechanosensitive ion channel family protein — MAISLWLVLKSWLRLEKRPWFFQGRFAFLTILKPLADEILLWLLLAIAARSLNALTGVAGLALFVNRYVAAWVISHVVILFARRRFPPAVVQRLDLRVLRPLLVVLGAFGLYSQFNDIDDLWQLPVLSWGGNSLSFGALVLLVFGTYFLASGSAVPAWTLAWIIRRLFQLNTATYRATALLIRYLIVGMGLVLILAYVGVNSTFLAAVGGGLSVGLGFGLKEIFSNFISGLWLLLEGSVRPGDVLLLESVGGGEDPCEVLELGLRATTLWRDRDNVELVVPNQDFFTQSMVTYSGIRDTHRRGQVLVGAAYHHPPDLVIALLEATAAKVPRVLTKPKPKGLLLRYDESCITYAIRYWIERPMDGISVASEVGIEVWKTFEREGIEIPFPQRVVAMKPGPAAP, encoded by the coding sequence TTGGCTATTAGCCTGTGGCTGGTACTGAAGTCTTGGCTCAGGTTGGAGAAAAGACCCTGGTTTTTCCAGGGGCGATTTGCTTTTCTGACCATCCTCAAGCCACTGGCCGACGAGATCTTGCTCTGGCTGCTTCTAGCAATTGCGGCCCGATCCCTAAATGCCCTGACCGGTGTGGCGGGGTTGGCATTATTTGTTAATCGTTATGTGGCCGCCTGGGTAATTAGTCATGTAGTCATCCTGTTCGCCCGCCGGCGCTTTCCTCCGGCAGTTGTCCAGCGCCTTGATCTGCGGGTGCTGCGGCCCCTATTAGTGGTACTGGGAGCTTTTGGACTCTATAGCCAATTTAATGATATTGACGATCTTTGGCAGTTACCAGTGCTGAGCTGGGGGGGAAATTCCCTCTCATTTGGTGCATTGGTATTGCTGGTTTTCGGCACCTATTTCCTCGCCTCCGGCTCTGCCGTTCCCGCATGGACCCTGGCCTGGATAATCCGTCGCCTGTTTCAACTCAACACCGCTACCTATCGGGCAACTGCCCTGCTGATTCGCTACTTGATTGTGGGCATGGGCCTGGTATTAATCCTGGCCTATGTGGGCGTTAATTCCACTTTTTTGGCGGCCGTGGGGGGTGGCTTGTCGGTGGGTTTGGGATTTGGTCTCAAGGAAATATTTAGCAACTTCATCAGTGGCCTTTGGCTGTTGCTGGAGGGTTCCGTGCGTCCCGGTGATGTGTTGCTGCTCGAATCCGTTGGCGGTGGTGAGGATCCCTGCGAGGTATTGGAGCTTGGCTTGCGCGCCACCACCCTCTGGCGGGATCGCGACAATGTGGAGCTGGTTGTACCTAACCAGGATTTTTTCACCCAGTCGATGGTGACCTACAGCGGCATTCGTGATACTCACCGCCGCGGCCAGGTGCTAGTTGGGGCCGCCTATCACCATCCACCAGATCTGGTTATTGCCCTACTGGAGGCCACGGCAGCAAAGGTGCCGCGGGTTCTGACGAAGCCAAAGCCCAAGGGCCTGCTTTTGCGCTACGACGAATCCTGTATTACCTACGCAATTCGCTATTGGATTGAGAGGCCGATGGATGGGATCAGTGTGGCTAGTGAGGTGGGGATTGAGGTGTGGAAGACATTTGAGCGGGAGGGCATTGAGATTCCATTCCCCCAGAGGGTTGTTGCCATGAAGCCAGGGCCAGCCGCCCCATAG
- the nrdR gene encoding transcriptional regulator NrdR, producing the protein MQCPSCQHTDSRVLESRAADCGRSVRRRRECLNCDFRFTTYERVETVPITVVKRNFNRETFNRSKLLHGVLRACEKTGLAHSRLEGVVDEIELQLQQRSGREVSSAEIGEMVLQQLAEMSEVAYVRFASVYGQFKGISDFVSTLERLNKRAKSSAKAKPSLAAIG; encoded by the coding sequence ATGCAATGCCCCTCTTGCCAACACACCGATAGCCGGGTGCTCGAATCACGGGCAGCCGATTGCGGCCGCAGTGTGCGCCGCCGTCGGGAGTGCCTCAACTGCGACTTTCGCTTCACCACCTATGAGCGGGTGGAAACGGTGCCGATCACCGTGGTGAAACGCAATTTCAACCGCGAAACCTTCAACCGCAGCAAGTTGCTGCACGGCGTGCTGCGGGCCTGCGAGAAAACCGGCCTGGCCCACTCCCGCCTAGAGGGTGTGGTGGATGAGATCGAACTGCAGCTGCAGCAACGCAGTGGCCGCGAGGTCAGCAGTGCCGAGATAGGCGAAATGGTGCTCCAACAGCTGGCCGAGATGAGCGAGGTGGCCTATGTGCGCTTCGCTTCGGTGTATGGCCAGTTCAAGGGCATCAGCGACTTTGTCTCCACCCTCGAACGGCTGAACAAGCGCGCCAAGAGCTCTGCCAAAGCCAAGCCCTCCTTGGCAGCCATTGGCTAA
- a CDS encoding chromophore lyase CpcT/CpeT, protein MASQLARFVRMLSGGFSNQEQAFENPPLYAHILVKFRPLPQLEPGSLLLEQSYAINPAAPYRIRVLRVENYCGDQPASLVIHNQALVDDQRFWGAVDDQDLRDQIRTADLKNLGGCAYLVNEEGDGFMGEVEPGCRCLVERKGSVAYLVSRLELDPQGMRTIDRGHDPQTHEHLWGSLPGPFEFSRTADYGSEVPDTWLRAWN, encoded by the coding sequence ATGGCAAGCCAACTAGCCCGCTTTGTGCGGATGCTCAGTGGGGGCTTCAGCAACCAGGAGCAGGCCTTTGAGAATCCGCCGCTATACGCCCACATCTTGGTGAAATTCCGGCCCCTGCCCCAGCTGGAGCCCGGGTCGTTGTTGCTGGAGCAGAGCTACGCCATCAATCCCGCAGCCCCCTATCGAATTCGGGTACTTCGGGTGGAAAATTACTGCGGTGATCAGCCGGCCAGCCTGGTCATCCACAACCAAGCCCTCGTCGACGACCAACGCTTCTGGGGTGCCGTAGACGACCAGGACCTACGCGACCAAATCCGTACAGCAGATCTTAAAAACCTAGGGGGCTGTGCCTACCTGGTCAACGAAGAAGGGGATGGCTTTATGGGCGAGGTGGAACCTGGCTGCCGTTGCCTGGTGGAGCGCAAGGGAAGCGTTGCCTACCTGGTGAGCCGCCTGGAGCTCGATCCCCAGGGCATGCGCACCATCGACCGGGGCCACGATCCCCAAACCCACGAGCATCTCTGGGGCTCCTTACCTGGCCCGTTTGAATTCAGCCGCACGGCCGACTACGGCAGCGAGGTGCCGGATACCTGGCTGAGGGCCTGGAATTAG
- a CDS encoding 30S ribosomal protein S1, with amino-acid sequence MTVTPSEASPEASTQAIESEIEAALDAIDELDLSIPEDVPTADDPSSRASRNDTDGVGFTLDEFASLLSKYDYNFKPGDVVNGTVFALESKGAMIDIGAKTAAFMPLQEVSINRVEGLSDVLLPGEIREFFIMSEENEDGQLSLSIRRIEYQRAWERVRQLQKEDATIYSEVFATNRGGALVRVEGLRGFIPGSHISTRKAKEELVADFLPLKFLEVDEERNRLVLSHRRALVERKMNRLEVGEVVIGTVRGIKPYGAFIDIGGVSGLLHISEISHEHIETPHTVLNVNDQMKVMIIDLDAERGRISLSTKALEPEPGDMLTDPAKVFEKAEEMAARYKQMLLEQAEDGESIDVNDD; translated from the coding sequence ATGACCGTGACCCCTTCCGAAGCAAGCCCTGAGGCAAGCACCCAAGCCATCGAAAGCGAGATTGAAGCAGCGCTCGATGCCATTGACGAGCTCGACCTCAGCATTCCGGAAGACGTTCCCACGGCCGATGACCCCAGCAGTCGCGCCAGCCGCAATGACACCGATGGGGTGGGTTTCACCCTCGATGAATTCGCTTCGCTGCTGAGCAAGTACGACTACAACTTCAAGCCCGGCGACGTTGTCAACGGTACGGTTTTTGCCCTCGAATCGAAGGGCGCCATGATCGATATCGGCGCCAAAACCGCCGCCTTCATGCCCCTCCAGGAGGTCTCGATCAACCGGGTTGAGGGCCTGAGCGATGTGCTCCTGCCCGGCGAGATCCGTGAGTTCTTCATCATGAGTGAGGAGAACGAAGATGGTCAGCTCTCGCTCTCCATCCGCCGGATCGAATATCAGCGGGCCTGGGAGCGGGTTCGCCAGCTGCAGAAGGAAGACGCCACCATCTACAGCGAAGTGTTTGCCACCAACCGTGGTGGTGCCCTGGTGCGGGTAGAAGGCCTGCGGGGCTTCATCCCCGGCAGCCACATCAGCACCCGCAAGGCCAAGGAAGAACTGGTGGCAGATTTCCTGCCCCTCAAGTTTCTAGAGGTCGACGAGGAGCGCAACCGCCTGGTGCTCAGCCATCGCCGCGCCCTGGTGGAGCGGAAGATGAATCGCCTGGAAGTTGGCGAAGTGGTGATCGGCACGGTTCGTGGCATCAAGCCCTACGGCGCCTTTATCGATATCGGTGGGGTGAGCGGCCTGCTGCACATTTCCGAAATCAGCCACGAGCACATCGAGACACCCCACACGGTGCTCAATGTGAACGATCAAATGAAGGTGATGATCATCGACCTCGACGCCGAACGCGGTCGGATCTCGCTTTCCACCAAGGCCCTCGAACCGGAACCCGGCGACATGCTCACCGATCCGGCCAAGGTGTTTGAAAAGGCTGAGGAAATGGCCGCCCGTTACAAGCAGATGCTGCTGGAGCAAGCCGAAGATGGTGAATCGATCGATGTCAACGACGACTGA
- the metK gene encoding methionine adenosyltransferase: MGTSTRYVFTSESVTEGHPDKICDQVSDAVLDALLAQDPASRVACETVVNTGLCLITGEVTTTARVDFNSLVRGVIKQIGYSGARAGGFDANSAAVLVALDQQSPDIAQGVNEADDHDGDPLDLVGAGDQGIMFGYACTETPELMPLPISLAHRLARRLAEVRHNGTLGYLLPDGKTQVSVVYEDDLPVAIDTILISTQHTAEIEVPGAAPISEEKAMREQIAADLWRHVVEPATADLNLKPNQADTRFLVNPTGKFVVGGPQGDAGLTGRKIIVDTYGGYARHGGGAFSGKDPTKVDRSAAYAARYVAKALVAAGLARKVEVQLSYAIGVAKPVSILVESFGTGAIGNGELTALVQEHFDLRPGAIIETFGLRNLPQQRGGRFYQDVAAYGHFGRSDLDLPWENVDSIAATLKQATAHH; the protein is encoded by the coding sequence ATGGGTACAAGCACCAGGTACGTCTTCACCTCCGAATCGGTCACCGAGGGGCATCCCGACAAGATCTGCGACCAGGTGAGTGATGCCGTGCTCGATGCCCTCCTAGCCCAGGACCCCGCCTCAAGGGTGGCCTGCGAAACCGTAGTGAACACCGGTCTTTGCCTGATCACAGGCGAAGTGACCACCACCGCCCGGGTTGATTTCAACAGCCTGGTGCGGGGCGTGATCAAACAAATTGGCTATTCAGGGGCCCGGGCCGGCGGTTTTGACGCCAACAGTGCCGCCGTGCTGGTGGCCCTCGACCAGCAATCTCCCGACATCGCCCAGGGTGTCAATGAGGCCGACGACCACGACGGTGACCCCCTGGATCTGGTGGGTGCGGGCGACCAGGGAATCATGTTTGGCTACGCCTGCACGGAAACCCCTGAGCTGATGCCGCTGCCGATCAGCCTGGCCCACCGGCTGGCCAGGCGCCTGGCCGAAGTGCGCCACAACGGCACCCTGGGCTACCTGCTGCCCGATGGCAAAACCCAGGTAAGCGTTGTCTACGAAGACGACCTACCCGTGGCGATCGACACGATCCTGATCTCCACCCAGCACACCGCTGAAATCGAGGTGCCAGGCGCGGCACCGATCAGCGAGGAGAAGGCCATGCGCGAACAGATCGCCGCCGACCTCTGGCGCCATGTGGTGGAGCCCGCCACCGCCGACCTAAACCTCAAGCCAAACCAGGCCGACACCCGTTTTCTGGTCAATCCCACGGGCAAATTCGTGGTGGGCGGGCCCCAGGGCGATGCGGGCCTGACCGGCCGCAAAATCATTGTGGATACCTATGGCGGCTATGCCCGCCACGGCGGTGGCGCCTTCTCGGGCAAAGATCCCACCAAGGTCGATCGCTCCGCCGCCTACGCAGCCCGCTATGTGGCCAAGGCCCTGGTGGCAGCAGGCCTGGCCCGCAAAGTGGAGGTGCAGTTGAGCTACGCGATTGGCGTGGCAAAACCGGTGAGCATCCTGGTGGAGAGCTTTGGCACCGGCGCCATCGGCAATGGGGAGCTCACCGCCCTAGTGCAGGAGCACTTCGACCTGCGGCCAGGCGCGATCATCGAAACCTTTGGCCTGCGCAACCTGCCCCAACAGCGGGGCGGCCGCTTCTACCAAGACGTGGCTGCCTATGGCCACTTCGGCCGCAGCGACCTCGACCTCCCCTGGGAAAACGTCGACAGCATCGCCGCCACCCTGAAGCAGGCCACCGCCCACCACTAG
- a CDS encoding extracellular solute-binding protein, producing MPAARFRLPLAACPLLGLLLAGCGSPSSLVGANTISVLVEQRDQLDPQDRAISRQGLLKGIADFRSFNPNVQVKLSKVSSAQLDNRLQDLYARGLLPDLMILQTSTGGTSLLTFRQKNYIRAVTLTSNERREWRSKLLKPFEVANGYLALPIFAYPNLACFDTDKLARSPRSFDGLIKLGSSNVSMGMDADFRQLLWLLSGFGNHAFVEGKGTSRPGSVRAFLEWIRLASSQPGISFVEDKNILHNGLIKGNFAWIPCQSRSLPSLKKALGSRLGVGVMPTGPDVSPAPGLNLSIWAFGSQSSARQQYLAKDLALFGVNAIQQRNLALQMGTILPVNPYASLPSKAYTGLRVIEQSSTTEVPLSMASQERLARVAPELQKLLGQVISGYSLPAEVAPQFEELLKP from the coding sequence GTGCCTGCAGCCAGATTTCGACTGCCCTTGGCGGCATGCCCACTATTGGGCCTGCTGCTGGCTGGCTGTGGTTCCCCCAGCTCATTAGTAGGGGCCAACACCATTTCGGTGCTGGTGGAGCAGAGGGACCAACTGGATCCCCAGGACAGGGCCATATCCCGCCAGGGGCTACTCAAGGGAATCGCTGACTTTCGCAGCTTTAACCCCAATGTGCAGGTTAAGCTGTCAAAGGTAAGTAGCGCCCAGCTAGATAACAGGCTGCAGGATTTATATGCCCGTGGTTTGCTGCCAGATCTGATGATTTTGCAGACATCCACAGGCGGGACCAGCCTCCTGACTTTTAGGCAAAAAAATTATATTCGCGCCGTAACGCTCACTAGCAATGAGCGCCGAGAATGGCGATCCAAGCTCCTAAAGCCCTTCGAGGTTGCTAATGGATACTTGGCACTGCCAATTTTTGCCTACCCAAATTTAGCCTGCTTTGACACCGATAAGCTGGCCCGCTCCCCCCGAAGCTTTGATGGGCTAATCAAGCTGGGCAGCTCCAATGTTTCGATGGGAATGGATGCCGATTTTAGACAACTTCTCTGGCTTTTGTCTGGATTCGGTAACCATGCTTTTGTAGAGGGGAAAGGGACCAGTAGGCCCGGCTCTGTTCGGGCATTTTTGGAGTGGATTCGGCTTGCGAGCTCCCAGCCCGGCATTAGTTTTGTGGAAGATAAAAATATATTGCACAATGGCCTAATTAAGGGCAATTTCGCCTGGATACCTTGCCAAAGCCGCTCCTTGCCTAGCTTGAAAAAAGCCCTGGGATCCCGCCTTGGGGTGGGGGTTATGCCGACTGGGCCAGATGTTTCTCCGGCGCCTGGGCTGAATCTGAGTATCTGGGCCTTTGGGAGTCAGTCGAGCGCTCGCCAGCAGTACCTGGCCAAGGATCTAGCCCTGTTTGGCGTAAATGCAATCCAGCAACGCAACTTGGCTTTGCAAATGGGAACCATATTGCCCGTAAATCCCTATGCATCTCTGCCATCTAAGGCCTATACGGGCTTGCGGGTTATTGAGCAGTCTTCCACAACTGAAGTGCCCTTGAGCATGGCCAGCCAAGAGAGATTGGCCCGGGTGGCGCCCGAGCTGCAAAAGTTGCTTGGTCAGGTTATTAGTGGTTACAGTTTGCCGGCTGAGGTGGCCCCGCAATTCGAGGAGTTGCTCAAGCCATGA
- a CDS encoding phycocyanin subunit beta, with protein sequence MFDAFTKVVAQADARGEFINAGQIDALAAMVAESNKRMDTVNRITSNASAIVTNAARNLFDSQPSLIAPGGNAYTSRRMAACLRDMEIILRYVSYAIFTGDASVLEDRCLNGLRETYLALGVPGASVAEGVRKMKDAAISIANDRNGITPGDCTALMSEVGTYFDRAAAAVG encoded by the coding sequence ATGTTCGACGCCTTCACCAAGGTTGTTGCCCAGGCCGATGCCCGTGGCGAATTCATCAACGCCGGCCAAATAGACGCCCTGGCCGCCATGGTTGCCGAAAGCAACAAGCGCATGGACACGGTGAACCGCATCACCTCCAACGCATCCGCCATCGTCACCAACGCGGCCCGCAATCTCTTCGATTCGCAGCCCTCCCTGATCGCCCCCGGCGGCAACGCCTACACCAGTCGCCGCATGGCTGCATGCCTGCGCGACATGGAGATCATCCTCCGCTATGTCAGCTACGCAATCTTCACCGGCGACGCTTCCGTCCTGGAAGATCGCTGCCTGAATGGCCTGCGTGAGACCTACCTCGCCCTCGGCGTCCCCGGTGCATCCGTGGCAGAAGGAGTCCGCAAGATGAAGGACGCCGCCATCTCGATCGCCAACGATCGCAACGGCATCACCCCTGGCGATTGCACAGCCCTGATGTCCGAGGTAGGCACCTACTTCGATCGGGCCGCAGCAGCTGTCGGCTGA
- a CDS encoding ComF family protein, whose protein sequence is MAANLSALLGWMPLEWLATPNPKPSAARAPRPNLELPEEALKGSTPLTWWAAGSYGGELRRQLLFWRKQAKCEQRLDLLDPLLEAALPQLARALEDHLLRLHRPGKGGLLVPIPSWKRHANPLPGHLAQRLGASLGWRQSALLKRSRPVLGQHHLGRQQRWSNQADGFCCQEPPQQRLGPRPPILLIDDILTTGATLCAAAACLEQKGWRVLGAACLARTPARGAAAGVRGR, encoded by the coding sequence ATGGCCGCGAACCTTTCAGCCCTGTTGGGCTGGATGCCCCTGGAGTGGCTAGCAACTCCAAACCCCAAACCCAGCGCCGCCCGAGCCCCCAGGCCCAACCTGGAACTACCGGAGGAGGCCCTCAAAGGCAGCACGCCCCTTACCTGGTGGGCTGCGGGCAGCTACGGCGGGGAGCTGAGGCGGCAGCTACTTTTCTGGCGCAAGCAAGCCAAATGCGAGCAGCGCCTCGACCTACTGGATCCCCTGCTGGAGGCGGCCCTGCCCCAGCTGGCTAGGGCCCTGGAGGATCACCTGCTGAGGCTGCATCGCCCGGGCAAAGGTGGCCTGCTGGTGCCGATTCCGAGCTGGAAACGCCACGCCAATCCCCTGCCTGGCCACCTGGCCCAGCGGCTGGGAGCAAGCCTGGGTTGGCGCCAGTCGGCCCTGCTCAAACGCAGCAGGCCGGTCCTGGGCCAGCACCACCTGGGCCGCCAGCAACGCTGGAGCAACCAGGCGGACGGCTTCTGTTGCCAGGAGCCACCCCAGCAGCGATTGGGCCCGCGGCCGCCAATCCTGCTAATCGACGACATCCTCACCACCGGGGCCACCCTCTGCGCCGCCGCCGCCTGCTTGGAGCAGAAGGGTTGGAGGGTGTTGGGGGCCGCCTGCCTGGCACGCACTCCGGCCCGGGGAGCTGCTGCAGGTGTAAGAGGTCGGTGA
- a CDS encoding FGGY-family carbohydrate kinase, whose product MALGIDLGTGGLRLALVDGAGEIAAQISGPYPSPFPDPQGWRQGLRALSAELPKKMMAQVVAVAIDGTSGTLLLCRPDGSLLGGALAEALPYGQACPEHSAAPGGASSSAARALALLAKAEAAAARGPFLLRHQADWLMGWLLGDWRWGEAGNNLRLGWDLGQQRWIEAIASQAWASYLPEIRPSGTALGSICPEAARQLGLAREVVVVAGTTDGNASALAAEPGPGDGVAILGTTTVLKQWADGPLTGPGISNHQIGGRWLVGGAANAGAGVLLQFFSPGQIEELSNQIDPRQSTGLKLRPQPGKGERFPVDDPELEPVLGPRPISDAHFLQALLEGLTDLELRGWQTLADLGAPRVDRVLSVGGGARNRQWRQMRSLALGKPVLLKPQASAAAAMGRLALASWQQPSGGMESQCPPAQMSSTPQSPPH is encoded by the coding sequence ATGGCCCTGGGCATAGACCTGGGCACGGGCGGGCTGCGGCTGGCGCTGGTGGATGGGGCAGGCGAAATTGCCGCCCAAATCAGCGGCCCTTACCCAAGCCCCTTCCCCGATCCCCAAGGCTGGCGCCAGGGCCTACGGGCCCTATCTGCCGAGCTGCCCAAGAAAATGATGGCCCAGGTGGTGGCTGTGGCAATCGATGGCACCTCCGGCACCCTGCTGCTCTGCCGCCCCGATGGCAGCCTGTTGGGCGGAGCCCTGGCGGAGGCCCTGCCCTACGGCCAAGCCTGCCCCGAGCACTCAGCAGCCCCGGGCGGCGCCAGCTCCAGCGCGGCCCGGGCCCTGGCCCTGCTGGCAAAAGCGGAAGCGGCGGCAGCACGGGGGCCCTTTTTGCTGCGCCATCAGGCCGACTGGCTAATGGGTTGGCTGCTGGGGGATTGGCGCTGGGGGGAAGCCGGCAACAACCTGCGCCTGGGCTGGGACCTAGGGCAGCAGCGCTGGATCGAGGCCATTGCCAGCCAAGCCTGGGCGAGCTATCTGCCCGAAATCAGACCCAGCGGCACCGCCCTGGGATCGATCTGCCCTGAGGCGGCCCGGCAGCTAGGGCTGGCCCGGGAAGTTGTGGTGGTGGCAGGAACCACCGATGGCAATGCCTCCGCCCTGGCAGCAGAACCCGGGCCAGGAGACGGGGTCGCCATCCTCGGCACCACAACGGTGCTCAAGCAATGGGCCGATGGGCCCCTAACCGGGCCTGGCATCAGCAACCACCAGATCGGCGGTCGCTGGCTTGTGGGTGGGGCAGCCAATGCCGGGGCGGGGGTTTTGCTGCAGTTTTTTAGCCCCGGCCAAATCGAAGAGCTCAGCAACCAAATTGATCCCCGGCAAAGCACGGGCCTGAAGCTCAGGCCCCAGCCGGGCAAGGGCGAGCGATTTCCGGTCGATGATCCAGAGCTGGAGCCGGTGCTCGGGCCCAGGCCCATCTCCGATGCCCACTTTCTCCAAGCCCTGCTGGAGGGCCTCACCGATCTGGAGCTGCGGGGTTGGCAAACCCTCGCAGACCTCGGCGCCCCCAGGGTGGATCGGGTGCTGAGCGTGGGGGGCGGAGCCCGCAATCGCCAATGGCGCCAGATGCGCAGCCTGGCCCTTGGCAAGCCCGTGCTGCTCAAGCCCCAGGCATCGGCAGCGGCGGCTATGGGGCGGCTGGCCCTGGCTTCATGGCAACAACCCTCTGGGGGAATGGAATCTCAATGCCCTCCCGCTCAAATGTCTTCCACACCTCAATCCCCACCTCACTAG
- a CDS encoding phycobilisome rod-core linker polypeptide, translated as MTRQSATALLQGDRAAAKALVEQAYRQIYFHAFKVDRDRELESQLCSGQITTRGFVRQLLLSEKFQRDFYRCNSNYRVVEQVVGRVLGRPVHGQEEKIAWSIVIASQGMAGFVDALLNSQEYLENFGEDMVPYQRSRVLAGQAVGTMPFNQQAPRYEAYWRNAMARRAPAGGGSFGQPTGWDRPAWLANQPTPAVQRIWQYTVATGGFALTGLVLWIAIAMLSTARQG; from the coding sequence ATGACCCGCCAAAGCGCCACGGCCCTGCTTCAGGGCGACCGCGCAGCGGCCAAGGCACTGGTAGAGCAGGCCTATCGCCAGATCTATTTCCACGCCTTCAAGGTTGATCGGGACCGGGAGCTCGAATCGCAACTCTGCTCTGGTCAGATCACCACCCGGGGCTTCGTGCGCCAGTTGCTGCTGTCTGAGAAGTTCCAGAGGGATTTCTACCGTTGCAACAGCAATTATCGAGTGGTTGAGCAGGTTGTTGGCAGGGTTTTGGGTCGTCCTGTCCACGGCCAGGAGGAGAAGATCGCCTGGTCGATCGTGATTGCTAGCCAGGGCATGGCTGGTTTTGTGGATGCCCTGCTCAATTCGCAGGAATATCTTGAAAACTTCGGCGAAGACATGGTTCCTTACCAGCGTTCGCGGGTGTTGGCCGGTCAGGCAGTGGGCACCATGCCCTTCAACCAACAGGCCCCCCGTTACGAGGCCTACTGGCGCAATGCCATGGCCCGCAGGGCTCCCGCCGGCGGCGGTTCGTTTGGTCAGCCCACTGGCTGGGATCGCCCTGCCTGGCTTGCAAATCAGCCAACTCCCGCCGTGCAGCGGATTTGGCAATACACGGTTGCTACCGGTGGCTTCGCCTTGACTGGCCTAGTGCTCTGGATTGCGATCGCAATGTTGAGCACCGCCCGCCAGGGATGA
- a CDS encoding DUF2470 domain-containing protein, producing MDTAPKQPDPLTPAVSDRICLHMNDDHAAAVLAYARHYAGIEGAQTARMVAITPEAMELEVDGNSVAVGFDHPLSDSEDAHRTLVAMLRSLPK from the coding sequence ATGGACACCGCCCCAAAGCAACCTGACCCGCTCACCCCAGCCGTAAGCGACCGGATCTGTCTGCACATGAATGACGATCACGCCGCTGCCGTACTCGCCTACGCCCGCCACTACGCCGGCATCGAAGGGGCACAAACGGCCCGGATGGTCGCCATCACCCCGGAGGCCATGGAACTGGAGGTGGATGGCAATTCCGTCGCTGTGGGCTTCGACCACCCGCTCAGCGATAGCGAAGACGCCCATCGCACCCTGGTGGCCATGCTCCGCTCCCTGCCCAAGTAG